In one Micromonospora polyrhachis genomic region, the following are encoded:
- the ctaD gene encoding cytochrome c oxidase subunit I has translation MVDTVEASHADRFTRTWDNPPGLKGFFTQVNHKSVGIRYMLTAFVLFLVGGVEALVMRVQLARPESDVLDPQSYNELFTMHGTTMMFLFAIPFLEGLATYLLPLHLGARDMPFPRYNVFNYWCYLFGGLILYSSFLVAMVPDAGWYAYVPLSGPDFAGKAMDFWLFGLTLAELAAVGAAIEISVAVLKMRAPGMTLNRMPIFAWAMLAVAFLIIVAFIPLIVASVLLELDRVVGSAFFDPVRGGDPLLWQHLFWIFGHPEVYVMFLPGSAIVSHVIPVYCRRPLVAYPLVVLAIVVTAVMSLGLWVHHMYTVGLPPLTLSFFTAASMTITLASGLQVFAWIATLLAGRPRFSVPMLYSLGFLVTFVAGGITGVMVASVPFDGQVHDTYFVVAHFHYVVLGGMLFPVFAGLYHWWPKITGRLLDDRLGHVSFWLVFVGFHVTFFPMHLTGLWGMPRRVYTYERELGIGTVNLISTVGAFVLASGVVVLTVAFAWSLVRGRRAPADPWRGDTLEWATASPPPPENFPDIPVVTSRQPNWDSPPPDELHAPVRQAFLRRPADFRASPLTTALWAEPEGAARLATSTGWPLVPAVGLAVIAVGMLVQWWPVPALGIAVVLAGLVGWALRNEAEHTDQQAVPLTGQFPFEAPGSRSITWWGAAGAAMVGVVAVVTLAFSALYLQVNAVAWPGDGRLDRPLSALGVTVALVLATAATRWGARRRRTDGPGPGDPHERSAHVTAALVALAAGTVALAVTLAIWFGSDIRPVRHAYDSIAVTLLGAQTLIVLVGVASSAVALLGRWRHVRDSRPANLLQGAALIWGAALFTWLVTWATTDLLPVLVG, from the coding sequence GTGGTGGACACCGTCGAGGCTTCGCACGCCGACCGGTTCACCCGGACCTGGGACAACCCGCCCGGGTTGAAGGGCTTCTTCACCCAGGTCAACCACAAGAGCGTCGGCATTCGCTACATGCTGACCGCGTTCGTGCTGTTCCTGGTCGGCGGCGTCGAGGCCCTGGTGATGCGGGTGCAGTTGGCCCGTCCGGAGAGCGACGTGCTCGACCCGCAGAGCTACAACGAGCTCTTCACCATGCACGGCACCACGATGATGTTCCTGTTCGCCATCCCGTTCCTGGAGGGGCTGGCGACCTATCTGCTGCCGCTGCACCTCGGTGCCCGGGACATGCCGTTCCCGCGCTACAACGTCTTCAACTACTGGTGCTACCTCTTCGGCGGCCTGATCCTCTACAGCAGCTTCCTGGTGGCGATGGTGCCGGACGCCGGCTGGTACGCCTACGTCCCGCTCAGCGGCCCCGACTTCGCGGGCAAGGCGATGGACTTCTGGCTCTTCGGCCTCACCCTCGCCGAACTGGCCGCGGTCGGAGCCGCCATCGAGATCAGCGTGGCCGTCCTGAAGATGCGGGCCCCCGGGATGACGCTGAACCGAATGCCGATCTTCGCCTGGGCGATGCTGGCGGTGGCCTTCCTCATCATCGTGGCCTTCATCCCGCTGATCGTGGCGTCGGTCCTGCTGGAGCTGGACCGGGTGGTGGGCAGCGCGTTCTTCGATCCGGTCCGGGGCGGCGACCCGCTGCTGTGGCAGCACCTCTTCTGGATCTTCGGTCATCCCGAGGTCTACGTGATGTTCCTGCCCGGCAGCGCCATCGTCAGCCACGTCATCCCGGTCTACTGCCGTCGGCCGCTGGTGGCGTACCCCCTGGTGGTGCTCGCGATCGTGGTGACCGCCGTGATGAGCCTCGGGCTGTGGGTCCACCACATGTACACCGTCGGGCTGCCGCCGCTGACCCTCTCCTTCTTCACCGCGGCCAGCATGACCATCACCCTCGCCAGCGGCCTACAGGTCTTCGCGTGGATCGCCACCCTGCTGGCCGGCCGCCCCCGGTTCTCGGTGCCGATGCTCTACTCGCTGGGCTTCCTGGTGACCTTCGTCGCCGGGGGCATCACCGGGGTGATGGTCGCCTCGGTGCCGTTCGACGGGCAGGTGCACGACACCTACTTCGTCGTGGCCCACTTCCACTACGTGGTGCTCGGCGGCATGCTGTTCCCCGTCTTCGCCGGGCTCTACCACTGGTGGCCGAAGATCACCGGTCGACTCCTGGACGACCGTCTCGGCCACGTCAGTTTCTGGCTGGTCTTCGTCGGGTTCCACGTGACGTTTTTCCCCATGCACCTCACCGGCCTGTGGGGGATGCCCCGTCGGGTCTACACCTACGAGCGTGAGTTGGGCATCGGTACGGTCAACCTGATCTCCACCGTGGGGGCGTTCGTCCTGGCCAGCGGGGTGGTCGTCCTCACCGTGGCGTTCGCCTGGTCCCTGGTCCGGGGGCGGCGGGCACCGGCCGACCCGTGGCGGGGCGACACCCTGGAGTGGGCGACGGCTTCCCCACCCCCGCCGGAGAACTTTCCCGACATCCCGGTCGTGACCAGTCGCCAGCCCAACTGGGACTCGCCGCCACCCGACGAACTCCACGCGCCGGTACGACAGGCGTTCCTCCGGCGCCCGGCGGACTTCCGTGCCTCGCCACTGACCACCGCCCTCTGGGCCGAACCCGAGGGTGCGGCCCGGCTGGCGACGTCCACCGGTTGGCCCCTCGTACCGGCGGTGGGCCTGGCGGTCATCGCCGTCGGGATGCTGGTGCAGTGGTGGCCGGTGCCGGCCCTGGGGATCGCGGTGGTGCTCGCCGGACTGGTGGGCTGGGCGTTGCGCAACGAGGCCGAGCACACCGACCAGCAGGCCGTACCCCTGACCGGGCAGTTTCCGTTCGAGGCCCCCGGCAGCCGGTCGATCACCTGGTGGGGCGCGGCCGGCGCGGCGATGGTCGGGGTGGTCGCCGTCGTGACCCTGGCCTTCAGCGCCCTGTATCTCCAGGTCAACGCGGTGGCCTGGCCGGGGGACGGGCGGCTGGACCGGCCGCTGTCGGCACTCGGGGTGACGGTGGCGCTCGTGCTGGCGACCGCCGCGACCCGGTGGGGCGCACGCCGCCGCCGGACCGACGGCCCCGGGCCCGGCGATCCACACGAGCGGTCCGCCCACGTCACGGCCGCGCTGGTCGCGCTCGCCGCGGGTACGGTGGCGCTGGCCGTGACCCTCGCCATCTGGTTCGGTAGTGACATTCGGCCGGTGCGGCACGCGTACGACTCGATCGCGGTGACCCTGCTCGGTGCCCAGACGTTGATCGTGCTGGTGGGGGTGGCCAGTAGCGCCGTCGCCCTGCTCGGCCGGTGGCGGCACGTCCGGGACAGCCGACCGGCCAATCTGCTCCAGGGTGCGGCCCTGATCTGGGGGGCCGCCCTGTTCACCTGGCTGGTCACCTGGGCGACGACCGATCTGCTGCCGGTGCTGGTGGGTTGA
- a CDS encoding GMC family oxidoreductase, which translates to MTTVRRHSPVEIVTIGAGMTASILAARVLPETGHRMVSIEQGPAQWTYPDFAHNHDSLRYSQRFAMMQDLSKLSWTWRPNASAPALPMRQYGSFHPGQGLGGSLVHWTGLTWRFLPTDFKYRSHHVERYGADRIPAEMTVRDWPVDYAELEPYYDAFEYDIGVSGLAGNLGGRILPGGNPFEGPRQRPYPNPPMADSAFGKLFGQACSERDLHPFPTPSGLLSRGWTDPYGNVRAGCLYCGFCTRFGCEVGAKASPLTTWLPVALATDRYEVRTRCHVVRIDTATDGRATGVTYVDAQGGEHFQPAEVVIASAYSLENVRNLLLARSDKHPQGIGNDRGLVGRNYTYQLEQTPVKGLWENTRFNFFMGNGCTVPQIYDYNGDVFDHSDLDFVGGAALFAEAGQRDPVTSVGTLLEDLTDRQWGAEWKAMLGRSWDSVGGINTEGESPAYTGNFCDLDPTYTDAWGLPLLRITFDWMENERRMYRFLAARCVEIMRAMRPDRMAVQPELPPYRIDEYQSTHATGGAIMGTDPGNSVTNSYGQVWDTPNVFVTGAALFPQNPGANPSGTVGALAIRTAETLRDRYFSAPGELLT; encoded by the coding sequence ATGACCACCGTACGCCGACATTCGCCGGTCGAGATCGTCACCATCGGTGCCGGGATGACCGCGTCGATCCTCGCGGCGCGGGTGCTGCCGGAGACCGGTCATCGGATGGTGTCGATCGAGCAGGGTCCGGCGCAGTGGACCTATCCCGACTTCGCCCACAACCATGACAGTCTGCGCTACTCCCAGCGGTTCGCCATGATGCAGGACCTGTCGAAGTTGTCGTGGACCTGGCGACCGAATGCCTCGGCTCCCGCCCTGCCCATGCGGCAGTACGGATCGTTCCACCCCGGGCAGGGCCTGGGCGGATCCCTGGTGCACTGGACTGGACTGACCTGGCGGTTCCTGCCCACCGACTTCAAATATCGCAGCCACCATGTCGAGCGGTACGGGGCGGACCGGATTCCGGCGGAGATGACCGTCCGGGACTGGCCGGTCGACTACGCCGAGTTGGAGCCGTACTACGACGCGTTCGAGTACGACATCGGCGTATCGGGTCTGGCCGGGAACCTGGGCGGACGGATTCTGCCCGGCGGGAACCCGTTCGAGGGGCCCCGGCAGCGGCCGTACCCGAACCCGCCGATGGCGGACAGCGCGTTCGGCAAACTCTTCGGCCAGGCCTGCTCCGAGCGGGACCTGCATCCTTTCCCGACCCCGTCCGGGCTGCTGTCCCGGGGCTGGACGGATCCGTACGGCAACGTCCGGGCCGGCTGCCTGTACTGCGGTTTCTGCACCCGGTTCGGGTGTGAGGTCGGGGCCAAGGCCAGCCCGCTGACCACCTGGCTGCCGGTGGCGCTGGCCACCGACCGGTACGAGGTGCGGACCCGGTGCCACGTGGTACGGATCGACACCGCCACCGACGGCCGGGCGACCGGTGTGACCTATGTGGATGCACAGGGCGGAGAGCACTTCCAGCCCGCCGAGGTGGTGATCGCCTCGGCGTACTCCCTGGAGAACGTCCGCAACCTGCTGCTTGCCCGGAGCGACAAGCATCCGCAGGGGATCGGCAACGACCGGGGACTGGTCGGCCGCAACTACACCTACCAGTTGGAGCAGACCCCGGTGAAGGGGCTCTGGGAGAACACCCGATTCAACTTCTTCATGGGCAACGGCTGCACCGTCCCCCAGATCTACGACTACAACGGCGACGTCTTCGACCACTCCGACCTGGACTTCGTCGGTGGGGCGGCGCTCTTTGCGGAGGCGGGCCAGCGGGACCCGGTCACCTCGGTCGGCACCCTGCTGGAGGACCTCACCGACCGGCAGTGGGGGGCGGAGTGGAAGGCCATGCTCGGCCGGTCGTGGGACAGCGTGGGCGGGATCAACACCGAGGGCGAGAGCCCGGCCTACACCGGCAACTTCTGCGACCTGGACCCCACCTACACCGACGCCTGGGGCCTACCCCTGCTGCGGATCACTTTCGACTGGATGGAGAACGAGCGGAGGATGTACCGGTTCCTGGCTGCCCGTTGCGTCGAGATCATGCGGGCGATGCGACCGGACCGAATGGCCGTCCAGCCGGAGCTACCGCCGTATCGCATCGACGAGTATCAGAGCACGCACGCCACCGGTGGGGCGATCATGGGCACCGATCCGGGCAACAGTGTCACCAACAGCTATGGCCAGGTCTGGGACACCCCGAACGTCTTCGTCACCGGGGCCGCGTTGTTTCCGCAGAACCCCGGAGCCAACCCGAGTGGCACGGTCGGGGCGCTTGCGATCCGTACCGCCGAGACGCTGCGCGACCGCTACTTCTCCGCCCCCGGCGAGCTGCTCACATGA
- the coxB gene encoding cytochrome c oxidase subunit II: MSGRRRRLRRYGWWLASAGTLALAGCAAAERQQSALSPKGSRAEAVDGLWRTMLVLGSIVWVVVTAVIVVALVRRNRQKAGTPRRATLYVTLAGAVVPAVVILGLTVQSTLVLRDIDPRDAGDGIVVELTGHQYWWEIRYPASGVVTANEIHMPVGERVAVQLNSADVIHSFWVPELSGKIDLIPGRSNTIWLETDRPGTYWGQCAEFCGIQHANMRIVVIAHEPAAFAEWTRQQLAVPGQPDGDEDPLVARGREVFLSSSCVYCHTVAGTAATGRAGPNLTHLASRDTLAAGILANDRGNLAGWIVDPQSLKPGNRMPGTDIDGDELQALLAYLESLE, encoded by the coding sequence ATGAGCGGGCGACGCCGCCGGCTGCGGCGGTACGGGTGGTGGCTGGCGTCGGCGGGCACGCTGGCGCTGGCCGGCTGTGCGGCGGCGGAACGGCAGCAGTCGGCGCTGTCGCCGAAGGGCAGCCGGGCTGAGGCGGTCGACGGACTGTGGCGCACGATGCTGGTGCTCGGGTCGATCGTCTGGGTGGTGGTGACGGCGGTCATCGTGGTCGCCCTGGTCCGGCGCAACCGCCAGAAGGCCGGTACGCCCCGGCGGGCCACGCTCTACGTCACCCTGGCGGGTGCGGTCGTACCGGCCGTCGTCATCCTCGGGCTGACGGTGCAGTCCACCCTGGTACTGCGGGACATCGACCCGCGCGACGCCGGTGACGGCATCGTGGTCGAGTTGACCGGTCACCAGTACTGGTGGGAGATCCGTTACCCGGCCAGCGGGGTGGTCACCGCCAACGAGATCCACATGCCGGTCGGCGAGCGGGTCGCGGTGCAGCTCAACTCCGCCGACGTCATCCACAGCTTCTGGGTGCCCGAGCTGAGCGGCAAGATCGACCTCATTCCCGGCCGGTCCAACACGATCTGGCTGGAGACCGACCGGCCCGGCACCTACTGGGGCCAGTGCGCCGAGTTCTGCGGAATCCAGCACGCGAACATGCGGATCGTCGTGATCGCCCACGAACCCGCCGCGTTCGCGGAGTGGACCCGGCAGCAGTTGGCCGTACCGGGGCAACCGGACGGCGACGAGGACCCGCTGGTCGCCCGGGGCCGGGAGGTCTTCCTCTCGTCGTCCTGCGTGTACTGCCACACCGTCGCCGGCACCGCCGCCACCGGCCGGGCCGGACCGAACCTCACCCACCTGGCCAGCCGGGACACGCTCGCCGCCGGCATCCTCGCCAACGACCGGGGCAACCTGGCCGGCTGGATCGTCGACCCGCAATCGCTCAAACCCGGCAACCGGATGCCCGGTACCGACATCGACGGCGACGAGCTACAGGCACTGCTCGCGTATCTGGAGAGCCTGGAGTAG
- a CDS encoding c-type cytochrome: MSNRLVPVAVAVLCVGAFAALTGCAGDQPTAPVVNGDPGRGRERIIHYGCTSCHAVPGVPSVSRGVGPDLDDFAERLYIAGQVPNRPEELVGWLQHPQAVEPGTLMPDLGVTEQDARDMAAYLYGR, from the coding sequence GTGAGCAACCGTCTCGTTCCGGTCGCCGTGGCGGTCCTGTGTGTCGGCGCGTTCGCGGCCCTCACTGGTTGCGCCGGGGACCAGCCGACGGCCCCGGTGGTGAACGGTGATCCCGGGCGGGGTCGGGAGCGGATCATCCACTACGGCTGTACCTCCTGCCATGCCGTACCGGGGGTGCCGAGTGTGAGCCGGGGCGTGGGGCCCGATCTCGACGACTTCGCCGAGCGGTTGTACATCGCCGGCCAGGTGCCGAACCGGCCGGAGGAACTGGTCGGGTGGTTACAGCATCCACAGGCGGTCGAGCCGGGGACGTTGATGCCCGATCTCGGTGTCACCGAGCAGGACGCCCGGGACATGGCTGCCTACCTGTACGGCCGGTGA
- a CDS encoding plastocyanin/azurin family copper-binding protein, with the protein MRRPYGSVLALAATVPALVLLSGCADRARAEVVVVRINADGFDPATLVVAPGTEVRWTNDDAFAHTVTSQDRTIAGTPAVPGTAVGWDSGPVRPGETFAHRFDIEGTYLYWCPEHQAEQMVGTVRVAAP; encoded by the coding sequence ATGAGACGACCGTACGGCTCGGTCCTGGCGCTGGCCGCGACGGTACCCGCGCTGGTGCTGCTCTCCGGCTGTGCCGACCGGGCTCGGGCCGAGGTCGTCGTGGTGCGGATCAACGCCGACGGCTTCGACCCGGCGACCCTGGTGGTCGCACCGGGCACCGAGGTCCGCTGGACCAACGACGACGCCTTCGCGCACACCGTGACCAGCCAGGACAGGACCATCGCGGGTACGCCGGCGGTGCCCGGCACGGCTGTGGGCTGGGACTCCGGGCCGGTGCGTCCCGGGGAGACCTTCGCCCACCGGTTCGACATCGAGGGGACCTACCTCTACTGGTGCCCGGAGCACCAGGCGGAACAGATGGTCGGCACGGTGCGGGTGGCGGCGCCATGA